Proteins encoded in a region of the Cardiocondyla obscurior isolate alpha-2009 linkage group LG18, Cobs3.1, whole genome shotgun sequence genome:
- the LOC139109673 gene encoding trichohyalin isoform X4: MAEEERISTLLEKDDTDTSRSKDTYVPEEQTSDISISLIDIQMPETPDSTKGQTSDGDTSRLESPKTIKPVLGKIQAKKRLMAFANQFKALSKSQIKPNLSQHSTLKIKDKTIQDDANINKSRKKTEEKILAIEEIRREESKSKMLLAEAMAAASMEDENYTSRNVPGLFESTKRTKEKNKHRGINDNSKNKLIDRKYSERHRHRDRIDKDKNLSQDVKDRNESIERFTQKSSQDRDKNRKKDKKKKDDKDKRDNSKITPIRYKKEEGKDKKENEKEKEKQVETKEKTGTAKNKKENIKEKQTDMLEVEVDGKDKKEKDKDKWKDKVALKSSSWAEVRKSGLTFDDIIHIRRRDNSERSNVKVRTTQQDYTRHLEQMLMLNNHRLKRQALIAEGLEGPKKYPPESIKLTKRTRGLQLSYCENPRISLLLNISQLLQTVTPERREKIREICEASLPQIDTEDTMQQKRNWYHEINTIKSPKDSKWQTTIQLPKSKWDSEDEELSSINVAKKEVEKPINKLQVSINEQEGCSATSDLTNKDTINNPENIKEDNKSCEKIIENIITNDEASTSSSQSAGNEKLASEYEQFMKMVCTTSTDVTKEYSPKKNPVKSTSPHSYHEFDIESNLAEDSITLELPLTETFDRRDKQTFEGSIKSTECEGSILSTDCQIQINENIQIEHTSENNESEDSKSIPSDWENVRIKVERLSDENTESKEIKKKKKKRKIISSSDSSSSTTSSDSEKEKKKRKRKRKRKLSISSSSDSDSIDSSSTSSSDTSSSEERRKRKRKKKKKIEKKRKKAKRIARIRKKRRRKMSTDSNSDSDEHVKKRKKMKKKPKEVKSINNGDISKIISKSPIITSSADGAKILQSVTSVKKITEEAADENRKRSDQIASTKKTIVDVSIHDHDCLKQKKERKETKPDESFMEQWEMDSVSQQIDDDISSQDHIRESKKADDLEKNKYRKKRKHSRDNLEQEEDQSSKTNEENIHEGKTRSDEEVETKKKKRKEKDIKNSTEFLANWEREGERITQQINEAKHLKKLGKQKKEKWGETDFDTLNVPSLTQLEKEVCQKQLLADEWEVDSLEAISDLIMNKRKTNQSSLKKIEKEVRYDKKTDTYIAIEKESVREMKKKQERLCAIRIWEEEQEEGEREEMMLLEQKSKQRKTDDWDIEEESLFRKNPEEMEVCKINDIVAIEKEWGKTDEEKDIEETANKLPMKSSKRVKKSRWDMGSQSEEKPEVKDIWEEEYAEWSKINKCEQELEKTRKDEICSTDFYHKKPQSRESLERSWASEEATTGPAQLKKDSSVAHLISTKANEEQLASTKERQTRDQFKEILESDIKFQKKTLDLYSPSSPALSQKSQDVEGSSGSNSYNSLLCEKNKTETSDELLIPITGIPLQLTKLRDTKHAANEKIDDILNKVHLEDKDSVHSFDVTATDNLFDDISINESCSKLHTSENMDIFAEYKSEKSCGKQHAVNSIERPVTHTNDDEVNEEKNSLKLIPKQFLIRRTNEQVKSKRVLETSLQSPAQHAAALLTIQKKLLESHALKNDNDEYTTDEQADHFTHKYSIASNSGIDSTLLDTTNFSVVSKSSVITIRQSKSPTSEKAVSIRSEQSDSYDRESKNNDIKRYKANRNVSDTDASLDVQSLIREHRKRSPGKKDNEKYSHDKDRKEKKTDDAEKFDRRDMKGSKDFADRRRSSPSGRGKKRRSRSPYVSWEQQRSRSGSPGHSWSRSRSKSPKRKDEASTSTRDRDKKRERYDDERSGKSRSDERKERYTRSPPPPRFGYNEDNFKKYGPSKHNRDDWSRRKHDNVDRDHEKDTRMYDPMEILRERTVESEKYRDNRFHTEELDHTFWQYENSCVLRDGNESIDSYTVGQDLPLEYDDRTYYREGSLDRDTVQSSPQSQSKYKKRFNTRRERQWEKDKDHTDLDRHGHLRPRLRNRTPPRLRYSPMRQVSERFRRKSRSRSRSWSPLRSRTRSRSRSDSRSRSASRSRFRMRSQSRSRSRSPFDMRLKDKSASMSRLRSPEQFRTSAVRSSRSPSLGRDRLNEIERERNDDDENKKFNDCSERGRRIETIVQTGVIPGTNILDSEMNINSVDTAAPNFQYSNEIEGGNEYYYTENNLTYPPCMDESSTSSPKRLSLDDRLELELGIKKQQKDSVIASEYSSNFNSNVITYSSPPPQQPQQMMYRQQPTVVQVGNVLQVVPADFNGVQSARREMSVSAATPPVRSGSSQVVRVGNVLQVVPTSVDWSNSSKSNNSNSGGSSNQSSSTTDQSSGVLYSSTVPAPSPSTSSISMSVPIPVPVPLPVPPALPAAANTHAPVANIPSATPLPLSLPIPVPVPVPIPAATVTSFSRNEVQKSCITEVVQPVYNYEAILETRRKEREERKRLRELRRKEKERRRIERVNRRALRLLEKNNTSRQASGVLLDQRKGAIVDPSVLKALKEGDEQAESPPVNPVKEEEALTSIKEEYEDAAVDEDDDDDDDEGEAEAEADDDDEEEEEAEDEDEDDDDEKLQAINQRIEIDETMTTFSDTNKDQANIEIKREWPELPPPPLKGILVVPGFRRDTIPNGNLNDPDADDSIKEDSDKDEEIDKNNEYDEDVGLDTKSSKLKLNKIKRNKKSVQFADGIKPGEGTSPSGGEGDMPSPPPPKGTGFRDGLGDLRKNKIYSSRKSRKQEKRVRSPKTKKKVKVKIIKLKKPRITPLTAMMMDDSDEMDDRSPPPPPPGSPPPPHLWPSYLSIYNTTVRAIEQSQRILRLH, from the exons ATGGCAGAAGAAGAAAGGATATCAACTCTTTTAG aaaaagatGATACTGATACATCTCGCTCAAAAGATACTTATGTTCCTGAAGAACAAACTTCAGACATCTCAATCTCCTTAATAGACATACAAATGCCAGAAACCCCAGACAGTACAAAAGGACAAACTAGTGATGGTGATACATCAAGATTAGAGAGTCCAAAGACAATAAAACCAGTACTTGGAAAAATTCAAGCTAAAAAACGGTTAATGGCATTTGCTAATCAGTTCAAAGCATTATCCAAATCTCAGATTAAACCAAACTTGTCTCAACATTccactttaaaaataaaagacaagaCTATTCAGGATgatgcaaatataaataaatcaagaaaaaagACAG aagaaaaaattttggcTATTGAAGAAATTCGAAGAGAGGAATCTAAAAGTAAAATGTTACTTGCAGAAGCTATGGCAGcag caAGTATGGAAGACGAAAATTATACTAGTAGAAACGTACCTGGTTTATTTGAAAGCACTAAAcgtacgaaagaaaaaaataaacacaGAGGAATAAACGacaatagtaaaaataaattaatagatcgAAAATATTCAGAAAG GCATCGACATCGTGATAGAATTGATAAAGATAAGAATTTAAGTCAGGACGTTAAAGATCGTAATGAAAGTATAGAACGTTTTACGCAAAAATCGTCTCAGGATAGAgacaaaaatagaaagaaagataaaaaaaagaaagacgataAAGATAAGCGAGATAATAGTAAGATTACCCCAATCCGCTacaagaaagaagaaggaaaggataaaaaagaaaatgaaaaagaaaaggagaaacaagtagagacaaaagaaaaaactggaacagcaaaaaataagaaagaaaatataaaggaGAAACAAACTGATATGTTGGAAGTGGAAGTAGATGGCAaggataaaaaagagaaagataaagacaAATGGAAGGACAAGGTAGCGTTAAAAAGTAGTTCGTGGGCGGAAGTACGAAAATCTGGATTAACTTTTGACGATATAATTCATATCAGAAGACGTGATAATTCAGAACGATCAAATGTGAAAGTCAG AACCACACAACAAGATTATACACGTCACCTAGAAcaaatgttaatgttaaataatcaTCGCTTAAAACGTCAAGCATTAATTGCTGAAGGACTTGAAGGACCTAAAAAGTATCCACCTGAATCGATTAAGTTAACGAAACGTACAAGGGGACTTCAATTATCATATTGTGAAAATCCGCggatttctcttttattaaacatttcgcAACTTTTACAAACTGTTACTCCTGAACGTCGCGAGAAAATTCGAGAGATATGCGAGGCATCTTTACCACA GATTGATACAGAAGATACTATGCAACAAAAGCGAAATTGGTATCatgaaataaatacaattaagtCTCCTAAAGATAGCAAATGGCAGACGACTATACAGCTTCCTAAATCAAAATGGGACAGTGAAGATGAGGAATTATCGTCTATTAACGTAGCAAAAAAAGAAGTTGAGAAACCTATAAACAAATTGCAGGTTTCCATAAATGAAC aagAGGGATGCTCGGCAACTTCTGATTTAACAAATAAAGATACAATAAATAACCCTGAAAATATAAAGGAAGATAATAAATCTTGTGAAAAAAtcattgaaaatataataacgaatGATGAAGCATCAACATCTTCCTCACAATCTGCCGGAAATGAAAAGCTAGCCTCTGAATATGAACAATTTATGAAAATGGTATGCACTACTTCTACTGATGTAACTAAAGAATATTCTCCAAAAAAGAATCCTGTTAAATCTACTTCTCCACATAGTTATCATGAGTTCGATATTGAATCTAATTTAGCTGAAGACAGCATAACTTTGGAATTACCATTGACAGAAACATTTGACAGAAGAGATAAGCAAACTTTCGAAGGTTCGATAAAGAGTACAGAATGCGAAGGATCTATTCTATCGACAGATTGtcaaatacaaattaatgaaaatatacaAATTGAACATACAAGCGAAAATAATGAATCTGAGGATTCTAAATCAATACCAAGTGATTGGGAAAATGTTAGAATAAAAGTTGAACGATTGAGTGACGAGAATACGGAAtctaaagaaataaagaaaaagaaaaagaaaaggaaaataatatcCAGCAGTGATTCGTCCAGTAGTACCACATCTTCGGattcagaaaaagaaaagaagaaaagaaaacgaaaacgGAAACGAAAATTGAGTATTTCGTCTTCTTCCGATTCAGACAGCATTGACAGTAGTAGTACCAGTAGTAGTGATACTAGTAGTTcagaagaaagaaggaaaagaaagcggaaaaagaaaaagaaaattgaaaagaaaaggaaaaaggcgAAACGTATTGcgcgaataagaaaaaagCGTAGAAGAAAGATGAGTACCGATTCCAACAGTGATTCTGATGAACACGtaaagaagaggaagaaaatgaaaaagaagccGAAAGAAGTTAAATCTATTAATAATGGAGATATAAGTAAGATAATATCAAAATCTCCTATAATAACATCGTCTGCAGatggagcaaagatattacaATCAGTAACGTCAGTAAAAAAGATTACAGAAGAAGCAGcagatgaaaatagaaaaaggtCCGATCAAATTGCATCAACGAAAAAAACCATCGTTGATGTGAGTATACACGATCATGATTgcttaaaacagaaaaaagaaagaaaagaaactaagCCCGACGAAAGTTTTATGGAACAATGGGAAATGGATTCTGTATCGCAACAAATTGATGACGACATTTCCAGTCAAGATCACATTAGAGAATCGAAAAAGGCAGATgatttggaaaaaaataaatatcgaaagaaaagaaaacataGTCGAGATAATCTTGAGCAAGAAGAAGATCAATCATCTAAAACCAATGAGGAAAATATTCATGAAGGAAAAACAAGATCAGATGAAGAAGttgaaacgaaaaagaaaaaaaggaaagaaaaagatattaaaaacagCACCGAATTTCTTGCAAATTGGGAAAGAGAGGGCGAACGTATTACTCAACAAATAAATGAAGCCAAGCATTTGAAAAAACTAGGAAagcagaaaaaagaaaaatggggAGAAACTGATTTTGACACATTAAATGTACCATCTTTAACACAGCTCGAAAAAGAGGTATGTCAAAAGCAGCTTTTAGCAGATGAGTGGGAAGTGGATAGTTTAGAAGCAATATCAGATTTGATTATGAATAAACGAAAAACCAATCAaagctcattaaaaaaaatagaaaaagaagttAGATACGATAAAAAAACAGATACTTACATTgcaatagaaaaagaaagtgtaagggaaatgaaaaaaaagcagGAACGTTTGTGTGCAATAAGAATATGGGAGGAGGAGCAAGAAGAAGGCGAACGAGAAGAGATGATGCTCTTAGAACAAAAAAGCAAGCAACGTAAAACAGATGATTGGGATATAGAGGAAGAATCTTTGTTTCGTAAAAATCCCGAAGAAATGgaagtttgtaaaattaacgATATTGTCGCGATAGAGAAAGAATGGGGTAAAACggacgaagaaaaagatatcgaagaaaccgcgaataaattaccCATGAAATCAAGTAAGCGGGTTAAAAAAAGTCGTTGGGATATGGGTTCTCAGTCCGAAGAAAAACCAGAAGTTAAAGATATATGGGAGGAAGAATATGCCGAGTGGTccaaaattaacaaatgtgaacaagaattagaaaaaacaagaaaagacGAAATTTGCAGTACAGATTTCTATCATAAAAAACCACAAAGTAGAGAATCATTAGAGAGATCATGGGCGTCGGAAGAAGCGACAACTGGGCCtgcacaattaaaaaaagattcatCGGTGGCACATTTAATCTCTACTAAAGCAAATGAAGAACAGCTTGCATCCACTAAAGAGCGTCAAACTAGAGATCAAttcaaagaaattttagaatcggatataaaatttcaaaagaagACCTTGGATTTATACAGTCCTAGTTCTCCAGCACTTTCTCAAAAATCGcaa gATGTAGAAGGATCTAGTGGGAGTAACTCTTACAATTCTCTCCTttgtgagaaaaataaaacagaaacgTCAGATGAGCTATTAATTCCTATAACTGGAATACCTTTGCAATTAACAAAGCTACGTGATACTAAACATGCGGCAAATGAAAAGATAGACGATATTTTGAATAAAGTACATTTGGAAGATAAGGATTCTGTTCACAGTTTTGACGTTACAGCTACTGATAATCTATTTGATGACATTTCAATAAATGAATCGTGCTCAAAATTACATACGTCAGAAAATATGGATATTTTTGCAGAGTATAAATCGGAGAAATCATGTGGTAAACAGCACGCTGTAAATTCTATTGAAAGGCCAGTAACACATACGAATGACGATGAAGTGaatgaagaaaagaattcACTTAAACTCATTCCTAAACAATTCTTAATTCGTCGTACTAACGAGCAAGTAAAATCGAAGCGTGTTTTAGAAACATCATTGCAGAGCCCCGCTCAACATGCGGCAGCCCTACTGacgatacaaaaaaaattgttagaatcacacgcattaaaaaatgataacgaCGAATACACGACCGACGAACAAGCGGACCACTTTACACACAAATATAGCATAGCGAGTAATAGCGGAATCGACAGCACGTTATTAGACACAACTAACTTTTCTGTGGTTTCCAAATCTTCAGTAATAACGATACGACAATCAAAATCTCCGACATCGGAAAAGGCGGTTTCTATTCGGTCCGAACAATCTGACAGCTACGACAGAGAGAGCAAAAACAATGACATTAAGAGATATAAGGCTAATCGAAATGTTAGTGACACTGACGCTTCATTAGATGTACAATCTCTTATCCGGGAACACAGGAAAAGAAGTCCTGGTAAAAAagacaatgaaaaatattcgcATGACAAagacagaaaagaaaagaaaactgacGACGCAGAAAAATTCGATAGAAGGGACATGAAAGGCTCCAAAGATTTTGCAGATCGAAGAAGATCGAGTCCTTCGGgacgaggaaaaaagagaagaagcaGAAGCCCGTACGTATCGTGGGAACAACAAAGGAGTAGAAGTGGCAGCCCCGGTCACAGCTGGAGCAGAAGTCGCAGTAAAAGTCCAAAAAGGAAGGATGAGGCCTCTACTAGTACGCGTGACAGAGATAAAAAACGGGAAAGATACGACGATGAGCGATCTGGTAAATCGAGATcagatgaaagaaaagaaagatacaCGCGGTCTCCACCACCACCACGCTTCGGTTACAATgaag ataactttaaaaaatatggcCCTTCTAAGCACAATAGGGACGACTGGAGTAGAAGAAAGCACGACAATGTCGACAGAGATCACGAAAAGGATACTAGAATGTATGATCCAATGGAGATTTTGAGAGAAAGAACAGTAGAATCGGAGAAATATAGAGATAATag aTTTCATACGGAAGAATTGGATCATACGTTTTGGCAATATGAAAATAGCTGTGTTTTAAGAGACGGTAACGAATCGATTGATTCGTACACCGTCGGACAAGATTTACCCCTTGAATATGACGATCGAACGTATTATAGAGAAGGAAGTTTGGACAGGGATACGGTACAATCTTCGCCACAATCGCAATCAAAATATAAGAAAAG GTTTAATACAAGAAGGGAACGACAATGGGAGAAAGACAAAGATCATACGGATTTGGATCGTCACGGGCATTTAAGACCGAGATTACGAAATCGAACGCCTCCCCGTCTCAGGTATTCGCCTATGCGCCAAGTTTCAGAACGATTTCGACGAAAATCCAGATCACGCTCGAGATCTTGGTCTCCATTACGATCGCGAACACGATCTAGATCAAGATCGGATTCGCGTTCTAGATCAGCTTCTAGATCAAGATTTAGGATGAGATCGCAATCGAGATCAAGAAGTAGATCTCCATTTGATATGAGATTAAAAGACAAATCTGCTTCTATGTCGAGATTAAGAAGCCCGGAACAATTTAGAACATCTGCAGTGCGATCTTCTAg atcTCCTTCACTCGGAAGGGATAGGCTAAACGaaattgaaagagaaagaaacgacgatgatgaaaataaaaaattcaacgatTGTAGTGAAAGAGGTAGACGCATTGAAACTATTGTTCAAACGGGAGTTATACCAGGAACGAACATTTTGGACTCagaaatgaatattaatagcGTGGATACAGCTGCTCCAAATTTCCAATATTCAAATGAGATTGAAGGTGGAAATGAGTATTAttatacagaaaataatttaacttatcCTCCTTGTATGGACGAATCATCTACGAGTTCGCCAAAACGTTTATCTCTCGATGATAG GTTAGAATTAGAATTAGGtattaaaaaacaacaaaaggATTCTGTTATTGCCTCGGAATATTCTTCTAATTTCAATTCTAATGTCATCACATATTCATCTCCACCTCCACAACAACCACAACAGATGATGTATAGACAGCAGCCTACAGTTGTACAA GTTGGAAATGTCTTGCAAGTTGTTCCTGCTGATTTTAATGGAGTACAATCTGCACGTCGGGAAATGTCCGTTTCAGCCGCGACTCCGCCTGTACGATCCGGATCCAGTCAAGTTGTTCGCGTAGGTAATGTCTTACAAGTAGTACCTACGTCTGTAGATTGGAGTAATAGCAGCAAGAGCAACAACAGTAACAGCGGCGGCAGTAGCAATCAGTCTTCGTCAACTACAGATCAATCAAGTGGAGTTTTATATTCTTCAACAGTCCCGGCACCCTCGCCCTCGACATCTTCGATTTCTATGTCTGTACCCATCCCCGTTCCGGTTCCATTGCCTGTACCACCAGCCTTACCTGCCGCGGCGAACACCCATGCTCCTGTCGCAAATATACCATCTGCTACTCCATTGCCGTTGTCATTGCCAATACCTGTTCCTGTGCCAGTCCCGATACCTGCCGCGACAGTGACATCGTTCTCGAGGAACGAGGTACAAa AATCTTGCATTACAGAGGTAGTTCAACCCGTATATAATTACGAAGCCATACTCGAAACGCGGCGTAAAGAACGAGAAGAGCGCAAACGATTACGTGAATTacgtagaaaagaaaaggaacgCAGAAGAATAGAACGTGTTAATCGACGAGCTCTCCGATTATTGGAAAAGAACAATACATCGCGACAAGCGAGTGGAGTTTTGTTAGATCAACGTAAAGGTGCGATCGTGGATCCATCAGTTTTAAAAGCGTTGAAAGAAGGAGATGAACAAGCTGAATCACCACCAGTAAATCctgtaaaagaagaagaggcaTTGACGTCGATTAAAGAAGAATATGAGGATGCCGCCGTAGACGaagatgatgatgatgatgatgacgaaGGCGAAGCTGAGGCTGAGGCggacgatgacgacgaagaggaagaggaagcgGAAGATGAAGACGAGGATGACGATGATGAGAAATTACAAGCGATTAATCAGCGAATTGAAATTGACGAAACGATGACAACGTTCAGTGACACGAATAAAGATCAggcaaatattgaaattaaaagagaatgGCCCGAGTTACCGCCTCCGCCATTGAAAGGCATTTTGGTTGTACCAGGATTTAg gAGAGATACGATTCCCAATGGTAATTTGAATGATCCAGATGCAGACGACAGTATCAAAGAAGATAGCGACAAAGATGaggaaatagataaaaataatgaatacgACGAAGACGTAGGATTGGATACCAAAtctagtaaattaaaattaaataagataaaaagaaataaaaaatcagtTCAATTTGCTGATGGCATAAAACCTGGCGAAGGAACCAGTCCTAGTGGTGGCGAAGGCGATATGCCTTCCCCACCTCCTCCTAAGGGAACAGGTTTCCGCGATGGTCTCGGAGATTtaagaaagaacaaaatttataGCTCGCGAAAGAGcagaaaacaagaaaaaagagTGAGATCAccaaagacaaagaaaaaagtcAAG gtaaaaataattaagttgaAAAAACCACGCATCACTCCATTGACAGCGATGATGATGGATGACTCCGATGAAATGGACGATCGTTCACCACCTCCGCCGCCTCCTGGTTCTCCACCTCCACCTCATCTCTGGCCCAGTTATCTTTCGATCTACAATACAACAGTTCGAGCAATTGAACAATCACAAA GAATTCTTCGGTTGCATTAG